The following is a genomic window from Candidatus Riesia pediculischaeffi.
CGTACACTGAAAGTTCCAAAAATAAATATTAACAAGATACCTAAATCTGGCGTTCCTTTCTTTAACAGCCAAAAAGTCCATAATATAGGATATAAAAAAAGAAGAAAACCTATCGGATTATTAATTCTAGCGATTCGAAAATATATCTTAGCTTTGGTAATCAGAAAAATAATCATTCTTGACATATCAAATAAATCAATTCCTTTTTCTTTCTTCTTTATCGTAGAAGTTCTGTATAAAAGATTTTTAGATAACTAATTAATCGGTTATAACTAAAAATTTGAATGTTACTTAGGATTTCCAATTTTTATATAGATTGATTAAACCATTTGTAGAATGATCATGAAACTTAATTTGTTTATTTGAAGGACTAACAATTTCTGAAAAAATATGATTGGCTAATTTTTTTCCAGATTCTACTCCCCATTGATCAAAACTAAAGATATTTAAGATAACTCCTTGAGAAAACACCTTGTGTTCATACATTGAAACCAAAGCACCCATTGTATATGGGGTAATTTTTTTAATTAATATTGAGTTAGAAGGTCTATTTCCAAACAGAAATTTATGCGTATGAACGGAAGAAGTTAACTGTTCGTTTATTTTTTCTCTTTTAATATTGCCAAAAGCAAGTATTTCAGATTGCGCAAAAAAATTACTCATCAGATTGTCATGATGATTTTTTGCAACATTATTTAGTAAATCTCTTTCAAATCCTCTAACAGATCCTATAAAATCGCAAGGTACAACATTCGTTCCTTGATGTAATAGTTGATAAAAGGCATGCTGTCCGTCAATTCCCGAACTTCCCCAAACAATTGGACTACTCTTATAAGATATTTTTTGATGATTTCTATCAACGTTTTTTCCATTGGATTCCATACCAAGCTGCTGTAAATAAGACGGAAGAGTTCTTAAACAATAATTGTAAGGAAGAATAGCTACCGTTTCAAATTTAAAGAAATTACTATACCATATTTCTATTAAAGCCATAATTATCGGTATATTCCTTTCAAAATCATTATTATAAAAATGATGATCCATGGAGTTTGCTCCAATCAAAATTTTTTTAAAATTTGAGAAACCTATGGATAATACCACTGATAATCCGATTGCTGACCATACCGAATATCTTCCTCCAACCCAACTCCAAATTTTAAATATGTTTCTGGAATTTAATCCGAAAATCTTTGCTTCACCGACATTCATAGTAATAGCAATAAAATGATTCTCAATATTTCCTTGATTGTTTGTTTTTTTTAAAAACCACTTTTTTAAAGCATACGCATTCATGAGGGTTTCTTGGGTTCGAAAAGTTTTTGAAGAAATTAAAAACAATGTTGTTTCCGGATGAATTATTTTTAGGAGATTGTTAAAATTTTCTTGATCAATACTTGATAAGAAATGTATTCTTAAATGATTTCTATAAGATTCAAGAGCATGAACCATCATCTTTGGACCTAAATTAGATCCTCCGATTCCTACATTAACAATATCAGTTATCCTCTTTCCAGTATATCCTTTCCATAAACCGTTAATAATATTTTCACTAAAATTTTCCATGTTACTTAAAGATTCATCTATTTCCTTACGTATTCTTCGCAAAAAAATATTTTTAGCGTAGTCAATATTAGATATATTACCTCTTAAATATGTGTGAGAAACTTCTCTATTTTCCGTAACATTAATCTTTTCCCCATTAAACATACTATTTATTGCATCCTTTAAACATGTTTCTTTTGCAAGACCTATTAAATTTTTAAATACTCTTCTATTAATTCTATTCTTTGAATAATCTATTAGTATCTCATCATTAAAGTTAACAGAAAAATCTTTAAATCGATCTTTTTCATTCAGAAACATTTCTTTCATATGTATATTCTTAATGATCTCGTAATCTTGCTCCAATTTTTTCCAAGATTTTGTCTTTACAGGGTTTATATCTTTCATAAGAATGATCTCTTGATTAGCGTAAACATATTAAGTTTTAGACGAATCGTGGTCTGTTTTTAGTAAATATTTCATCGAATAAGAAATATTGTACTAAAAATCATTGTATTATTCGATGACGGATTATTTTTGATTTATATTCAATAACCATATCTTAAATTATAAAAGTAATCTTTTAATTAGTTCAACTCTAAAAATATAAGAATCAATAAAAATCTTTAAATATGTTTTAAACAATGATTCTTTGTATATCTGAAAATCCAATTGTTATAAATAAATCGTATAATTTTTTAATTTTATAGTCGAAACCGGTACAAAGGACTAAATTCTTACTTTTCCCATAAAAAATTTTGTTTTTTTGCTGTTTGTAAACAAAATTCAATAACTCGTTATAAATGCTTCTTTTAGAATCGATTAGATGTATACAGCTTGGAAAAGCCTCCTTGATTTCTGAAGAAATAAAAGAAAAATGAGTACATCCTAATATTATCGTATCCGGATTCTTATGATCAGAAAGATCAATCAGAATAGACTGAATTCTATTTTTTGAAACTGTTATTCCTCGAATTTTTTTTTCCGCAAGTTCCACAATTTCAGAAGAATAAATTGAATAAATTTCGTATTTTTTTGAATAGCGTTCTATTACATTACTCATATGTTCAACTGTTTTACGAGTGGCTAATAAGCATACGATGTTGTTTTTAGTAGAATGAACAGCTATATCCACTTCTGGAAAAGATCCTAAAATCATTTGATTTGGAAAAACTTTCTTTAATATACCTATGCTAGTGACACTAACAGTATTACATGCAAGAACAATTATTTCAAAAGATCTATTTTTTTGAATTTTATTAATTATTTTTATTACTCTGTTAATGATAAAAAGATCTTCCTTATCTCCGTACGGAAAAAATTTACTGTCAAATACATAAACATAATTTAAGCTTGGTAAATTATAAAACAAGTATTTGTAGATAGATAAACCACCTAATCCAGAGTCAAAAATTAACACATTAATTGGACGGTTGATATATTGCATTATATGAATTAATTAACGTTTAAAACTCTAACAATTATAACATTAAGTAGGATAATTAATTATAATGAACTGAATTCAATTCATTTTAGAACATCGATTTGATTTCAAAACATAAATTATATATAATATTTGATCTACAAGAGACGACCTAGGTTATTTAATAATTTCAAAACAATAGAAAATATGAGTAGAATATGTAAGGTAACCAAAAAAAAACCAATGAGAGGAAATCATCGTTCTCACGCAATGAATGCTACCAAACGTCGTTTCCTACCTAATTTGCATCACCATAGGTTTTGGATAGAGAAAGAAAAAAGATTCATCAGGTTACGTGTTTCGACAAAAGGAATTCGAATAATAGAGAAAAAAGGAATTGAACACATCTTAAAAAAGAATAAATAAAACATGGCAAAAAATTCAAGAAAAAAAATAAAGTTAATTTCCTCTTCGGGCACAGGCCATTTCTATACAACATCAAAGAATCAAAAGAACAATAATAAGAAATTATCAATAAAAAAATTTGATCCTATAATAAAAAAACATGTGTTATACGATGAAAAAAAGATTAAATAAACATTCTTAACAATTAGATAATTTAATTTTTTATTCTGAATAGATCTTTTAAAATTATTTTTATTTAAAAATTAACACTATTTTATAAAGTGTTATCAAGAAAATCTATATCCTCTATAAGAGAGCTATTTAACGAGATTATTCTCTAAATTATTCATAAAGTAATGAATAACTCCCTATCATCGACTAAAAATGTTCAATTCATACTGAACGAATCTTTTTATAAATTATTTTTATCAACTTTCCTCTGATAGAACTCGGTATAAATTTAGAAATATCTCCTCCATGATACGCTATCTCTTTGACTGAAGAAGACGAAATGAAAGAAAATTCATAGGAAGAGAATAAGAATACTGTTTCTATTTCTTTTGCAATTTTTTTATTCAGGTTAGCTAATTTCTCTTCGTATTCAAAATCAATAGCAGTTCTGACAGATCTTAATAGGATTTTTATTTTGTTGAATCTTGCAAAATCTGTTATCAGTCCATTGATACTCTTAACTTCAATATTTTTTATAGATTTGGTACTTCTTTTAACGAAAAATATTCTTTCTTCCAAGGAAAGAAGTGTTTTTTTTTATGTTATTTGGGATAGCAACGATAATTTTATCAAAAATATAAGAAGCGCGTACAATGATATCTAAATGACCTTTAGTAATTGGATCAAACGTTCCAGAATAAATTGCTATTTTATTTCTCATCTTTTAACCTTACTTACATGATATATTTTACATTAAATTGATTTTAAAAATATCCTATCTAATTCATTAAAAAAATCAACTTTTAAAAATATATTTAAAAAATTTATAATGCTATCCATGTTTTAAGAATTGGTTATTATTGAAAACTATTAAATAATTAATTCCTTTATAAATTTTATTTTTTTCATAAGATTTATGAAACATCATATCTTAAGGTTCAACATGAACAATTTAAAACTTTTTATAAAAAATCATTTTACTTTTCGATTCTACTGAACATTCTTAAAACAGAAAATTTTTACATATCTACAACCAAGTTAATTAAATTACAAATTCATCATTTCTATAAAAATTAAATTAAAATATTACTTTTATAAAAAGTACACATTGATTATAAATGACATATTAGCAACAAATTTTTCTGTCAATTAAACGATTTTACATTAGCAATTTCATCACGAAATGATAGGATAACTAATCTGCATAAATAAAAAATCAACAATTTAAAAATCATTTATTCTAAAAATACTTTATAATAATATAATCTACAGCTTATCTTACAAATTCTAAAAATTTAAAGTCACTAAAAATAAAGTAATTTCTGACAAAACATACAGTAAAACCTTATGACTAAATCTTCTATACATTCCTATAACTTTTTATTAAAATCCACTTTGAAACAAAATCGTTCAAAACTTTTTTAAAAAATTCATCTCGTCCGTAAAGATAAATGGTTATCTGTTTAAAAATAATAGAATGCTTACTTAAAATAAAACTTCTTAAAAATCTTATTTTATGAAGAACATAATCGTATTCCTCAGCAAGTATAAGTTAATTAGTTTAACATGGATCGCTCTGTTTCTCTCCTTCGTTTTTATTAGTCTATATCAATTTTTTTTGAGAATAAAAAATGTTGGAAATTATCAACTAATCCAATGGATCAATCAAAATAAAACGATTATCATCGATTTTAGAGACTATGATGATTTCTATAAAGAACACATAATTCATTCTATTCACTTCTCTAAGATAATTCCGCAAGAAGAAAATCAAGAAAAAATTAAAAATCTAAGAAATAAAACGATTACCATAATTACAAAAAATGGAACAGAAACTTTAAAACCAGCTAAAATAATGAGAAAATTGGTTCGTGAGGATATTTATGTGTTGATTCATGGGATTAACGGATGGAAAAAGGATTTATTACCGTTAATCAAAAAACAACTCTAAAATTTTATGAAAGTAATAAGATTTTTATTTTTTACAAAAATTTACTGTATACGTTAGGATATCTACAAAGCTTAATTAGAATAAAAAACACGCATGTTAAGATAAATTAACTTGTATCCAAAATATTCAATTATTTAACTAATCTCTCTACATATCAGAATATAAATTTCTACTTCAATAAATATATTAGAGTTCTTTAGAATCTTAAATATTTTTAAAATTACTAATAATATATTTGAAATGTTTAAAAATTTTCAAGAAATTATTTTCAACGTAAAACCTATTGATCTGATACGGCTATACAACTAAAATGTTTTATGTTGATTTGTAAAATATAAAATTTTCTTAAAAATCAAAAATACGTAAGTAATTTATAAGATTTTGGATCATACACAGAATTAAAATATTGTTACGATCATCAATGAAAGGATCTGATTGAATAGAATTTTTATGTTCTATCTTCGATCATTTCGATAAAATCATTAATATATAACATCAAACATTGTTTCTGATGAAATATTTTGATTCTTAAAATAACACGAAAAATGATAGAATAAGAATCTCAAAACGAAAAACCCAAATCTTGAGAAATCAATAATTTAAATTTCAACAATTCGAACACTATTAAAAAATAAGATATTAAACGTTTTTCAAATAATAAACAAATTTCTGACCGATCGTACTCAGAAAGTTAATACAAATGTTAAAGATAGATAGGTAGGATCTTATCGTATTTATTCATATAAATAGTTCGAATGATCTAAACGTAAAAACATAATCTGATTTTACATTATTTGTAAAATTTTTTGTTACTCTCAAGAATCTTATGCTTTAATTTAATATGAAATGGATAGAATAAAAACATAAAATCAATTTTTAGTTCATTATATAATAATGATGGATTTCTTTAAAAAGAAACAAGGATAATCTAGTATAACCAATATTCTTCATCGAAGATATTCTTACAAACAGTAAAAGCTTTAAAAATTTTCTTATATTTATATAAAATATTTTAACTTTTAAAAGGAAAATATTTTAAAAATAAAACAAAATTTCGTTAAAAATATTTCATCATAAAAAACACTATTAATATTCACAAGAATCTTGTATGAACGGACAATGTGATATTCTTTAAATCATGTATAAACTAATGATAAAAACTTCTTCATTTTTAGAAATATCGTTATAAATCTTACGTCAAAAATTATTTTGATCATCTGGGAGTACAATAAAAATGATATAAAAAATCTTCGATCAATTCGCATAAAAATACTGACGAACATTTAAGCAGTTACGATCATTTCTTTCAAAGAAATCTTATCTCATACAAAAGATTAATCTCCAATGCTCATCAATAAACGTAACGTATAGGATGAAACAAGATTTTCTCTAAAAGAACTGATGTTGAAATATTCCAAATCTTTAGAAATGTCTTTATACAAATTACATTGTCTTTTATTTTCAATATCTACTTTATAAAAAAAGATAATGAGCATCATTTAAAACTGAACTAATAAAAGTTAATTAAAAACAAAAAATTAAAATAATTAAAAAAAAGAATTCGAAATTTTAACTTTGCTTTTTTTTGTAGAAAAGAGAAAAAAAGAAAAATAAAAAATTTGAGAAGGTTGTTCATGTCTAAAAAAACTAAAAAATATATATTTGTATTAAATTGCGGAAGTTCTTCTTTAAAATTTGCAATTATTGACATTTTGAAAAAAGAGAAGATCTTTTCTGGAACAGTAGAATTCTTACATTCCAAAAAATCTCAAATAACCTTCAAAGATTGTACGAACGAAGAAAATAAAGTTATATTTCTTGAAAATTTGACGTATAAGAAATCAATTGAAGTTATATTTCAGAAATCACTAGAAAAAATAAAATGTCTCCAATCCATCCTAGGAATAGGACATAGAATAGTTCATGGAGGTGAAAAACTTCATCAATCTACGATAATTGACAAAAAAATCATAGAACAAATACGATCTTCAATTCCATTTGCTCCTCTCCACAACCCTTTTGGAATAATTGGTTTCCAAGAAATATCATCTATCTTTCCGCACTTGAAACATAAACAAGTAGCAGTCTTTGATACTGCATTTCATCATACGATTCCATCAGAATCCTATCTGTACGCTATTCCCTACGAATTATATAAAAAATATGGGATTAGAAGATATGGCGCACATGGAATTAGTTATCAATATGTATCTAAGAAATTTTCTAAAATCGTTAAAAAAGATCTAAAATATTTGAACATAATTGTCTGTCATCTTGGAAATGGTGGATCAATCGCCGCAATAGCAAATGGAAAATCGGTAGATACTTCTATGGGTCTGACTCCTTTAGAGGGTTTAATGATGGGAACAAGAAGTGGAGACATAGATCCTTCTATCATATTTTACCTATATGAAAATCTAAAAATGAACATAGGTCAAATAAGAGAAATTCTAACAAAAAAATCTGGAATATTAGGAATTACTCAAATTAATAATGATATGCGATATGTGGAAGATAATTATCACAAAGATACCAATGCAAATCGTGCTATGAAAATGTATTGTCATAGATTATCGAAATACATCGCATCATATTTTACTATGATGAATGATCATTTAGATGCAATCATATTTACAGGAGGAATTGGAGAAAATTCGGTCATGGTCAGAAAAATGACAATGGAAAAATTAAAATTATTCAACGTTCAATGTGATGAAGAAAAAAATGCAAACACTAAATTTGGAAAATGCGAAATGATTAGTAGTAAAAATAGTATTCCAGTATGGGTGATTCCAACAAATGAGGAAATTATCATCGCAGAAGAAACTTTTCGTCTGTTAGAAATAGAACAAACGTGACCATTATAATTTTTAGAAAGTATATCTTTTCAACGAAAGGAGTAAAATATTGAATACAATTATCTTAATTCCAGTTAACCCCTTAAGAGATCTGATTCATATCATGATGGGATTAGTTCATTCTTTGGAAAGAATAAAAAAGAGAGTATATTTCTTCGAACCAATTTTTGATGAAAAAAGAAGAAACGTTAATATCGAAAAATTTTTAAAATTTACTTCAAATAAATGTGCATATCAAAAAATTCAAAAAAAAATTATAGGTTCAGAAATTTTTGAAAAAGAAAAGATATTAGATGAAATAGTTGATATATATGAACTATTTACAAAAGATAAAGATCCCAATAAGATTTGTTTGATACTAGGAAATTATTTAAAAGATGAATATTATTTAAGTAAATTTATAAATTATGAAATATTGCAATTTACTTCAGCAAAGATCATCTTCTTAACATTTAACGATAACGGTTGTTATAAATTCGTATTAAAATATATCGAACATCTAAAAATTTCAAAAAAAGATATCTTCGGAATTATCAATTATTCTTCAAACTATCCTAAAAAACTTTCCAACAAAAAATTTTTAGACATCCTTTACAAGGAAAGGATTCAAGAGGAGAAACATCAAGAATTTAAGAAAAATTTTAAATATTTTTCTAAACATAGAATAATAGAGATTAAAAGGAACGTAGAGATGATTTCTATTAGGAGCATTGACATTTCAAATTATCTTAAGAGCAACGTACTAAACCGTGGTGAAATAAATACAAGAAGAATAAGTTCTATCATGGTTGGAAAAAGAAAAATATTCAACGATGAATTTGATCAAATCCCGAATGAAACATTAATATTTTCAAGTTCAAACGATCTTACGACAATAACATCGGTTTATCTTCTAATTTTAGAAGGAAACTTAAAGGTTAGTACATTGTTGATTACAGATGGACTCGATATTGATAGGAACTTGTATAATCATCTACATCGCCTATTTTACAATACTTATCTACCTGTACTAATTGTCGAAGAAAATTTACTTGAAATTACGATCAAGTTACGTGAATTCGATTTTATGAGATATCATCAAGATATTCATCAACTTAAAAAAATTAGAAATTATGTATCAACTCATTTCAAAAAAGGTTGGATCGAATCTCTTATTAAAAAAGAAAAGAGACATGATTCCATCTCGCTAAAACTTCGGGAAAATATCTCTTCAACAATATTCCGTCACAAATTAATTAATTTAGCTAAAAAAAATAAGAGAACGATCGTCCTACCGGAAGGAGAATCTTATAAAATCATTCAAGCGGCTTCTATATGTGAAAAACGTGGCATAGCGAACTGTATTTTGATCGGAGACCCAAAAAAAATACAAAAGATCGCTATTTCATACGATATCAATTTAAAAGATATCAAAATAATCGATCCAAAACTCATTTACCATAAATACATAGATACGTTAGTTGCATCGAGAAAAAAGAAAGGAATGAATCATTCTATTGCTTCTCAACAATTAAGTAAAAACAACATATTATTAGCAACCATGATGTTACATGAAAATGAAGTAGATGGATTAGTTTCCGGAATAGTTAACACTACAGCAGATACTATCCGTCCAGCTCTACAGATAATTAAGACAAAACCGGAAAGTTCGATCATCTCTTCCATATTCTTTATGTTATTCCCGGAAAGAACCATAATATTTGGAGACTGTGCTATCAACGTAAATCCGAATTCGGAAGAACTATCTGAAATTGCTATCCAATCAGCAGATTCCGCTATAAAATTCGGAATAATACCTAAGATAGCTATGGTATCATATTCCACAGGATATTCTGCAGAAGGAAAGAGTGTTGAAAAAGTTAGATCAGCAGTCGAAATCGTCAGAAAAAAAAGGCCAGAACTTATAGTGGATGGACCAATTCAATATGATGCAGCTATCTCCGAACAAGTTGCTAATCAGAAATCTCCCGACTCCAACCTATCCGGAAAGGCCACAATATTTATTTTTCCAAATTTAGATACGGGTAATGTAGTATACAAAGCCGTTCAAAGAGCAGCGAATCTAACTTCTGTAGGACCTGTATTACAAGGTATAAGGAAACCGGTCAACGATCTATCCAGGGGATCTTCGATTAAAGATATTGTTTATACGATCGCAGCAACGTCTATTCAGTCAAGCAGATAAATTAATTTTTCGAATATCTTGAAGAGTGTTCTAAAAATATCCCAAACTGATCTAAAATTCGAAAAACGACCTGATCTACGATATCTGATATACAGTTCGGTTTTCTATAGAAAGACGGTATTAACGGAAATATAGTAGAACCCATCCTACAGAGTTCTTCCATCAAATTGATGTGTCCTAAATGAAACGGAGTTTCCCGAATACATAACACTAATCTTCTCCTCTCCTTCAATACAACGTCAGCAGCACGAACCATCAAAGAATCATTATAACTATTTTTGATTCCTGATAACGTTTTTATCGAACAAGGAACAATAATCATTCCTGATGTAATGAAAGAACCTGAAGATACAGAAGAAGATTGATCCACATTATTGTGAACAAAGTTCGCTTTCTTATGAATTTGATCGATCGAATAATCTGTCTCTATCTTAATAACCTGTTCTGCAGACTGACTCATTATCAAATGTATTTCAAATACACCTAGCGATTGCATCACATCTAATAGACGTATCCCATAGATTACGCCACTTGCTCCCGTCAATCCGATTATAATTCTTTTTTTACTCATATTAAAAGTATCAAAAAAAGATAATAAAGCATAAGAAATATATTAAAAGTACGAAAATTTCTTAAAATCTTCACAACCTTATTCTCTACCGAAAATCTTTAGATATTCAGAAACAATATAAAAAGATCCGAAAATCAACAATATATTTCTTCCGACATCCTTTATGACTGATTCATAAGCATTTAAAAAATTCTCATACTCGATAGAATCGATCATATATTTAGATAACTCCTTAGACGAAAGACCCCTCTCATCTTGAATATTGGAAACGAAATTCCATTGATATATCTTATCCTTCAGTTCTGATAGAATCTTTTCTATATCCTTATCCGATAGAATGGAAACTATAGCATATATTCTTTTCCCACAATACTGAATATGATCTAACTTCTTCGACAAACACCTTGCAGCATGTGCGTTATGAGCAACGTCCAGAATAATCAAAGGACCTTCTTTTTCAGAACCAATAACTTGGAATCTTCCAGGTAATCTAGAAAGTGAAATTCCATTTCTTATATGTTCATCTTTTATTTTTCTTCGAATTTTAACGCAGTTCTTTTTCGATACGTATATAGCTGCTAATCCAGAAGCAACATTTATCATAGGAATACTCGTAGAAATAGGTAAATTACGAACGATATATTTTTCAGATTTCCATTTCCAGCCTGTTTCATCCGAATCAAAGATCCAATTTTTACGATATATGAATAAATGAGTTGTTAATCTTCGCGCCTCTATTCTAATCGAACTCGGAACATTATCTTCTCCAATAACTGCAGTTTGACCTGATCGAAAAATTCCACATTTTTGATATCCGACTTGTTCCCTATCGTTTCCGAGTAGGATATTATGATCTATGGAGATATTAACAATTACTGAAATATCTGCATCAATTATATTTGTTGCATCCAACCTTCCGCCACATCCTACTTCCAATACGACAATATCTAAATGACTACTTTTGAATATTTTCAACGCCGCCAACGTAGAATACTCAAATTCCGTCAAAGTAATGTTCTCTCCTCTATTTTTTTCTACATCATAAAATGCTTTACAAAGTTCTTCACTAGAAATATCTTTACCGAAAATTCTGATCCTCTCTGTATAAGAGATCAGATGTGGGGAACTATAAACCCCAACTTTCAAACCAGAACAGATTAAGATGTTTTCTATAACATTACAGGTCGTACCTTTCCCGTTAGTCCCAGAAACGATGATAACAAAGGGAGCTGGACGAAGTAACTTCATATCATCTGCTACTTTTCTGATTCTATCCAAACTCATATCAATCTTATTTATATGTTGACAACGAATGTAAGATATCCAATGATCCAGGGAAAAATTTTTGATATCCATTATTATCTCATATTTAAATAAATAAAATTATGTTATCTCGACAATCTAAATAAACAATTAACGACCAGTTAACATGGACAATATGTTGTAAACTCTTTCTCTTATCTCTGATCTGTTTACGATCATATCAATTGCTCCATTTTTCAAATGAAATTCGCTTCTTTGAAAATTTTGTGGTAACTCTTTTCCAAGGGTATGTTTAATAACTCTCGGTCCAGTGAACCCAATGAGAGCTTTTGGTTCAGCGATGTTAATGTCCCCTAACATTGCGATACTTGCAGATACTCCTCCCATCGTTGGATTAGTTAATATAGAGATGTATGGCAATCTTTTCTTTTTCAT
Proteins encoded in this region:
- the pgi gene encoding glucose-6-phosphate isomerase, yielding MKDINPVKTKSWKKLEQDYEIIKNIHMKEMFLNEKDRFKDFSVNFNDEILIDYSKNRINRRVFKNLIGLAKETCLKDAINSMFNGEKINVTENREVSHTYLRGNISNIDYAKNIFLRRIRKEIDESLSNMENFSENIINGLWKGYTGKRITDIVNVGIGGSNLGPKMMVHALESYRNHLRIHFLSSIDQENFNNLLKIIHPETTLFLISSKTFRTQETLMNAYALKKWFLKKTNNQGNIENHFIAITMNVGEAKIFGLNSRNIFKIWSWVGGRYSVWSAIGLSVVLSIGFSNFKKILIGANSMDHHFYNNDFERNIPIIMALIEIWYSNFFKFETVAILPYNYCLRTLPSYLQQLGMESNGKNVDRNHQKISYKSSPIVWGSSGIDGQHAFYQLLHQGTNVVPCDFIGSVRGFERDLLNNVAKNHHDNLMSNFFAQSEILAFGNIKREKINEQLTSSVHTHKFLFGNRPSNSILIKKITPYTMGALVSMYEHKVFSQGVILNIFSFDQWGVESGKKLANHIFSEIVSPSNKQIKFHDHSTNGLINLYKNWKS
- the murI gene encoding glutamate racemase; this encodes MQYINRPINVLIFDSGLGGLSIYKYLFYNLPSLNYVYVFDSKFFPYGDKEDLFIINRVIKIINKIQKNRSFEIIVLACNTVSVTSIGILKKVFPNQMILGSFPEVDIAVHSTKNNIVCLLATRKTVEHMSNVIERYSKKYEIYSIYSSEIVELAEKKIRGITVSKNRIQSILIDLSDHKNPDTIILGCTHFSFISSEIKEAFPSCIHLIDSKRSIYNELLNFVYKQQKNKIFYGKSKNLVLCTGFDYKIKKLYDLFITIGFSDIQRIIV
- the rpmB gene encoding 50S ribosomal protein L28 yields the protein MSRICKVTKKKPMRGNHRSHAMNATKRRFLPNLHHHRFWIEKEKRFIRLRVSTKGIRIIEKKGIEHILKKNK
- the rpmG gene encoding 50S ribosomal protein L33 yields the protein MAKNSRKKIKLISSSGTGHFYTTSKNQKNNNKKLSIKKFDPIIKKHVLYDEKKIK
- a CDS encoding rhodanese-like domain-containing protein, whose amino-acid sequence is MRIKNVGNYQLIQWINQNKTIIIDFRDYDDFYKEHIIHSIHFSKIIPQEENQEKIKNLRNKTITIITKNGTETLKPAKIMRKLVREDIYVLIHGINGWKKDLLPLIKKQL
- a CDS encoding acetate kinase, with the protein product MSKKTKKYIFVLNCGSSSLKFAIIDILKKEKIFSGTVEFLHSKKSQITFKDCTNEENKVIFLENLTYKKSIEVIFQKSLEKIKCLQSILGIGHRIVHGGEKLHQSTIIDKKIIEQIRSSIPFAPLHNPFGIIGFQEISSIFPHLKHKQVAVFDTAFHHTIPSESYLYAIPYELYKKYGIRRYGAHGISYQYVSKKFSKIVKKDLKYLNIIVCHLGNGGSIAAIANGKSVDTSMGLTPLEGLMMGTRSGDIDPSIIFYLYENLKMNIGQIREILTKKSGILGITQINNDMRYVEDNYHKDTNANRAMKMYCHRLSKYIASYFTMMNDHLDAIIFTGGIGENSVMVRKMTMEKLKLFNVQCDEEKNANTKFGKCEMISSKNSIPVWVIPTNEEIIIAEETFRLLEIEQT
- the pta gene encoding phosphate acetyltransferase encodes the protein MNTIILIPVNPLRDLIHIMMGLVHSLERIKKRVYFFEPIFDEKRRNVNIEKFLKFTSNKCAYQKIQKKIIGSEIFEKEKILDEIVDIYELFTKDKDPNKICLILGNYLKDEYYLSKFINYEILQFTSAKIIFLTFNDNGCYKFVLKYIEHLKISKKDIFGIINYSSNYPKKLSNKKFLDILYKERIQEEKHQEFKKNFKYFSKHRIIEIKRNVEMISIRSIDISNYLKSNVLNRGEINTRRISSIMVGKRKIFNDEFDQIPNETLIFSSSNDLTTITSVYLLILEGNLKVSTLLITDGLDIDRNLYNHLHRLFYNTYLPVLIVEENLLEITIKLREFDFMRYHQDIHQLKKIRNYVSTHFKKGWIESLIKKEKRHDSISLKLRENISSTIFRHKLINLAKKNKRTIVLPEGESYKIIQAASICEKRGIANCILIGDPKKIQKIAISYDINLKDIKIIDPKLIYHKYIDTLVASRKKKGMNHSIASQQLSKNNILLATMMLHENEVDGLVSGIVNTTADTIRPALQIIKTKPESSIISSIFFMLFPERTIIFGDCAINVNPNSEELSEIAIQSADSAIKFGIIPKIAMVSYSTGYSAEGKSVEKVRSAVEIVRKKRPELIVDGPIQYDAAISEQVANQKSPDSNLSGKATIFIFPNLDTGNVVYKAVQRAANLTSVGPVLQGIRKPVNDLSRGSSIKDIVYTIAATSIQSSR
- a CDS encoding UbiX family flavin prenyltransferase, with amino-acid sequence MSKKRIIIGLTGASGVIYGIRLLDVMQSLGVFEIHLIMSQSAEQVIKIETDYSIDQIHKKANFVHNNVDQSSSVSSGSFITSGMIIVPCSIKTLSGIKNSYNDSLMVRAADVVLKERRRLVLCIRETPFHLGHINLMEELCRMGSTIFPLIPSFYRKPNCISDIVDQVVFRILDQFGIFLEHSSRYSKN